From Echinicola soli, a single genomic window includes:
- a CDS encoding FecR family protein: MNREDNHIDKLLAKWLTHTATPEEIEEIKDWAAQREERLEILETFQKAWKETTAEPVLVNAEEKINEIWSKGVEEKGSNISVWKPFMKYAAAIVLIAATSLALLYMVNGGFFQEPSEGQQRPYVVKENPAGQKTKLYLPDGSIVYLNSASSITYAQGFEGNERRVRLEGEAYFEVAKDKNKPFVVESGPVETTALGTAFNVNAYLGDRELRVSLLEGKVQINKLEEQDKAVTLVPGKEVVVDKNTQKLFQGTVDVDKVIGWKEGKLVFENAGFNEISTKLERWYGVDIQVKGQTPGDWTVTTIYQKQSLKNILIDLTYSKDFAYEINEETVTIIF; this comes from the coding sequence GTGAACAGAGAAGACAACCATATCGACAAGCTCCTTGCAAAGTGGCTTACCCATACGGCAACCCCCGAAGAAATAGAAGAAATCAAAGACTGGGCGGCACAGCGCGAAGAGCGTTTGGAAATCCTGGAGACCTTCCAAAAAGCCTGGAAAGAAACCACTGCTGAGCCTGTCCTTGTAAATGCCGAGGAAAAGATCAATGAAATTTGGTCCAAAGGAGTAGAGGAGAAGGGAAGCAACATCTCAGTTTGGAAGCCATTTATGAAATATGCCGCCGCTATTGTGCTGATAGCAGCCACATCATTGGCCCTTTTGTATATGGTAAACGGTGGTTTTTTCCAAGAACCCTCGGAAGGGCAACAAAGACCCTATGTTGTCAAAGAGAATCCTGCTGGCCAAAAGACCAAGCTCTACCTCCCCGATGGATCAATCGTTTATTTGAACAGTGCTTCCAGCATCACCTATGCACAAGGCTTTGAGGGCAACGAGCGAAGGGTCCGCTTGGAAGGGGAGGCCTATTTCGAAGTGGCCAAGGATAAGAACAAACCGTTTGTTGTGGAAAGTGGGCCGGTAGAAACCACTGCCTTGGGAACGGCCTTTAACGTAAATGCCTACCTCGGTGACCGGGAGCTGCGTGTTTCCCTGTTAGAGGGTAAAGTTCAGATCAATAAGCTGGAAGAGCAGGATAAAGCAGTTACCCTGGTCCCTGGAAAGGAAGTGGTTGTGGACAAGAACACCCAAAAATTATTCCAAGGAACCGTCGATGTGGATAAGGTGATCGGCTGGAAAGAGGGAAAACTGGTGTTTGAAAACGCTGGCTTCAATGAAATAAGCACCAAGTTGGAGCGGTGGTATGGTGTGGATATACAGGTAAAAGGACAAACACCCGGAGATTGGACAGTTACCACCATCTATCAGAAACAAAGCCTTAAAAATATATTAATTGATTTAACCTACTCTAAAGACTTTGCCTATGAGATAAACGAAGAGACCGTAACGATAATATTCTAA
- a CDS encoding RNA polymerase sigma factor, protein MDENKVLLYRISVNSDKRAFGELFKRYHSKLISFALCFLPHFQEAEDVVSEVFIKLLNKRSQLKDIDNFEGYIYYAVKNQCLNHLKKNRRKVPLSSVLDFEDIKTGEYTQPLNQLLTKELRERIADLVEKLPHKRRLVFKMVKDDGLRIGEVAKTLGIAEKTVKKHLELAIRGLRHDIADYISSNGDQAKIVPLKHKANVICLAFMMLGNSTVEFFD, encoded by the coding sequence ATGGATGAAAACAAAGTACTTTTATACCGGATTTCAGTGAATTCGGATAAGAGGGCGTTTGGAGAACTGTTCAAGCGGTATCATTCCAAACTGATTTCTTTTGCCCTTTGTTTTTTGCCCCATTTTCAAGAGGCTGAAGATGTAGTTTCCGAGGTCTTTATAAAACTTTTGAACAAACGGTCTCAGCTAAAGGATATTGATAATTTTGAAGGGTATATCTACTATGCAGTCAAAAACCAATGCCTGAACCACCTGAAAAAGAACAGAAGGAAAGTACCGTTGTCTTCCGTCCTGGATTTTGAGGATATCAAAACAGGAGAATATACCCAACCCCTCAACCAACTGCTGACAAAGGAGCTGAGGGAGAGGATTGCTGACCTGGTGGAAAAATTGCCGCATAAAAGGAGGTTGGTCTTTAAAATGGTCAAAGACGACGGGTTGAGGATCGGAGAAGTGGCCAAGACCTTGGGTATAGCGGAAAAAACAGTAAAAAAACATTTGGAACTGGCGATACGTGGTCTGAGACATGATATTGCAGATTATATTTCCTCCAATGGGGACCAGGCCAAGATTGTTCCGCTAAAGCATAAGGCAAATGTCATCTGCTTGGCCTTTATGATGCTGGGAAACAGTACTGTTGAATTTTTTGATTGA